ctgcatcaatatttttttttaaaaaccggttttttttgtataaaaagTCCGGACAGTCAGAAAGTGCATTTGAATAAGATTTGCGACGGAATTGACATGAGAGCGAATAATAATTTGACAATAAGGAATCATGAACATCGGGCGTTAATTTGTTAAATCTTCTTCAAAAACATGTCGGCGTTAAGCATTCCAATTCATACCCTcctatattttcaaaaaaggaaATGTTTCtgttaaattttacattctactttcatttccgTCGGAATTCCCAACCAttgaaatagacgtactatatctatcaagattcatgCGCGCATTGTTCAGAACTACAGCGCTTTCATGAGGAAATCtcctattttacaaattgtaaatatatcaaagacataaacattggaaatgtagacATCAATGTATGCGTTCAGTGTTTTCTGCATCTCATTTGAAACAGAAATATTGAAATCCATGTAGCATCAGACTTCTGTCGATAAAAGTTTGACCCGTTGTCCTTGCCTgacaaaattgtcatttattgacTGCAGTGTGGTATGAAAAGAATCCCGTTGTATTAATGAAAATGATCACAGCGATCTACTAATATCGCATATTTGCTGTCgtgcgtgtttcataccaatgtCTAGATCGTtcttacatgaaaggtgaagataacaaacagtgatcaatctcgtaactcgtataagcaatacaaaatagatagttgggcaaacacggacccctggacacaccagagatggaatcaggtgcctaggaagagtaagcatcccctacaTACTGCATGATTGACagtacggattacttcgtttacctgatcatgatatggggatcacggcgggtgtagcCGGTCAACAGATGATGTTTACTACTAGGCATCTGATTCCACATATAGCATgcccagggctccgtgtttttTCTACTCgtaattttattgtttatagaaTACATACACCATACTACATACAACTCATAGAAttttttgagattgatcaatatAAACTACCTTCCCCTTTTTCATGATAACACGACATTCTCGTACCATATCAATGGATTTCAGACTCATATCATGaacaatgtattttaaaatagaaattaaacaaCGTCTAAAACATTCatgcatattttattgaatCATCAATGTTTCAGAAGAGTATCATGCTATGCGATATCCCGCAAATGAAGTTCTTCCGTTATAAGATGTACTGTAAAACGCACCCTGGCCTGTACGGGGAGCAACGATCTGTATCCGGTCCCCCCTTTTAACATGCAAAATAACGAAACCCGTGGAAGCGGCATCATCATATTTCTTTTCAGTATCTGCATATATAGACCCCTTCGCTACTCCATTCTGAACTATTACACCTGCCGTTTCACCATATTGACCGGACGAACCAGCTAAATGAACTCCTGCTGCGTGTATGGTCCACGAGAATGCAAACACACCAGAAGATGGGGCGGTGAATATTCCAGTGCGTCTGTTATATCCTTTTCCGATGTTGGTCTCAACGGCATCAAATACAAAAGTTCTTCTCGCTGAAAGAGCCCTAAAGTTTTGTGAAATATAGGCGTAGAAAGCGACTGCAGGTGCCGTTTGTTCCGAGCATTGTAGTGTTCGCAAAGCACCTGTTAAGAATAACATAATTAACATactatatattctatatctatAAATCTACATCTATGATTAGGACTAAAATCAAAATGGAGATGAACAGTCATTTGTTTATTTCTCGTGACTTGGAGAATTTATAAATAAAACCACATTCATGGTTAATGAAATTTCCATAATGAATTATAATCTTGTAACATTTGTTTGATTGAAAggctgattttatttcattcttttaGTCATGAAATAGTTTATGAGAAGAGACACTGATTTCTAAAAATTTTATGCTCTTAACCACAATATCCATTCGATTCTTGTGATAGAGAAATAGCTCAGAAGGTTGAGTGATTACGTTGAGTACTGCAGGTAACCTTGGGTTCTTATGCTATGGAGGAAAGGTCAAACCATCACATTTGTCCATGAGAATTTCTTGGATGGGGTTAAGGGGGAGAATTTTCCGaatatatttgtacattttcatttttcaccaTATCAGAGTCATATTCAAGTACATacttaaatttttcattttcgattTTTTTATGAACTTTCATGCAAGatagatatcataattatttGTCATGTGAAACAAAGATTGAAAGATCAGTTTAATCAAGATTGGGTATCTAAATGTAACGAATCTTTTAAAGGTATAGTATAACTTACAGACGTTTTACAAATCTTACTTTTAAATGTCAAGAACATATATTgtcaaatatttcaatacataaACAACGTATATTAACCAGGTTTAGAACTACATATAATAAATTACCCATAGAAACGGGAAAGTGGCTAGATATAGATcgaaatcaaagaaaatgtaatgTTTACAGTTCTGATATTTGAgataagatgcattatattctTATGTGTCCTGCTTTAAATGATATTAGGCGACATTATATaccagaaatatttcattctagacctaatgttataaaatttcaaaatctacTTGCAACCAAAtttaaaattgtgtaaatacatataattaattACCGAGAGAGTAAACCCTCCGGGTTAAATGTAGATATACATTATCAAGattgtgatatatacatgtatgtgatataagtactttgttactagcttgaaaatacggatgtatatttcattgctgttgtaaaatttagaaattcattactaaattaaggattatctccctcatgcatagctcttatccttagacgaatttgactccacttttttggctcTCTGTTATTCCCTAAGATAGCTCTAAAAGTtgattgttatttcggatttcaaatatttcgattgagcatcactaaagagacattatttgtcgaaatgcgcatctggtgcatcaaaattggtaccgtataagtttgacattatgacccctgggtcgaggcctatgctggtggactgttagtccctgagggtctctacagcccagtagctaagtacttcgttactagcttgaaaatacggatgtatatttaattgctgttgtaaaatttagaaattcgttacaaaattaaggattatctccctcactcatagcttttatccttagacgaatttggctccactttgtTTTGGCACTCTGtatttccctaaaatagctctaaaattttattgttattttggatttcaaacatctcgattgagcatcactgaagagacattatctgtggaaatgcgcatctggtgcatcaaaattggtaccgtataagttttacacatattTATATTAATTACTTGTGCATGTGtggatattgtttttgaatgctTGTTTAATATGTTCTCTATGTCGTGTTAACAGcgaatgagaaaaataaaactttgtaaacatGGTAAAGCTAATCAAAGCATACATTTTATCACATACTTAAAAAACGTAATATCAGGTTATACCCAGGTTAAAACTGTTACCTGGATATGGATTGTTCAGACGTCAATAATTTGGCATTTCATAAAAAAGTGAGAAAAAAACGAGCATTGATCAACcccataattcctataaagaatgcaaaattaagagtaggggaAAAGTGTTGACCTGTCAagaggggatgcttgctcctcctagacacctgatctcacctctgttatgtcaaggggtccatgtttgccctactcttaatttttaattctttataggattgatGATATTGATCACCGTTATCAACACTTTTACAAATGACATAGTAAGGTATAGAGATTGTGCACTGTACCTGTGGTTTGTGAAATACAAGTACACAGAAGTATAACAACGACTGATGGCGTCAGACTCCACATAACGTCCGCTATAGCTGGTTGGGTCAGCTGTATTGATGGATCAACTGCACGCAGACGGCATTTTATACAGAGGTAGAATTACCAGCAAACAAGTCATTAAAGTAGTATGTGGGTGGTGTCACTATGGTGACAGGTGGCAGATCCACGATACACGACTTTAATCCATATTCATACTGTTCTATATTGACTGATTACATGTCCAATATTTGTAAATGGGATGGCTAAATGAAATTCACTGCTCTTTTACTTTCAGTGTTTGGTCAACGACAAAAAGagcaaccaaaaaaaaaaaaaaaaaattaaaaaaattgtaagaTTGTATGTAGAAAGTATACTGGTTTTTGATTCAATGCATTAAATTATATAGTTGGAAGTGCATTGTTGTTTCTTCCTAATAAGAAATTTTGGAACACATGTGTCtcatcatattttaaaattctagTCTTTCTTGGAGTCAATAAATACTGTTGTCATCAAATTTGTCCGATCTTAAGGTCTTTGGAAATGATATGTTTACACTGTACAATCTCATTCTTCTAAATTAATGCCAGTTTTCTCTCGATTCTACAACTTTCATTTTTTCAGTGTTTGATATAATACACGTACGAAATATAGTGGCTTGGTCAAAGACGATATTGTATGTTAGTTCGTTTGTGGTTCAATATTGGATTAATCCTCTTTGAATAGTTTAGGACTTACAATGAAAATGGAACTTAGTTCAatttgtaattttcttattCCCGTACTTACAGGActattttctctgtcacattAATCATCCGGAATATTAAGGTTGGGAACTGTaatgtagtttttaaaaaaaataaaaaattatgagtATCATCTTTCTCTGCCACAGCTGGCATTACACCCTGTGTTTGTAAACAGACCTCGTTTAAACCCATGTCATATCACTAGCAGTTCCTACACACGGAGAGCATGGGAAATGTTAACTTTCAACTAGTAGATTAAAATGAACCTGGTTGGTGTTAAAAGGGTTTAGAAAAACAGAGCCATACTtctagaaatgaaaatattgagtgTATGATTTCATCTTAAATTTGATTTGATAATTTGATAATTTACTTCCAGGGTTTATGATATTTGCGTGATCTCACAGAGAGGcaaaatatacaagaaatacGAAATGACTAGTGGCAATATAATACACAATAGATGTTTAGTAAAATCATAGGATTAAGGCAATCCAACGTTTACCGAGACGTGATAAGACTTTCAAATTTAGACAGGTTTaccttttaaaatgttttgtacattCTGTTTAAAACATAgacataaaattggtatttatatttatattcttacttctttatttttatGCCTGATGCGTATAGTATATTTCGATGATGATTTGTAACAAATATTTGTGGACAGtggatgcatactcctcctaggcacccgatcccgcCTCTGATATAGCCAGGGGCCTGTGCTAGGACtgctctatattttgtattccttataggatcttatacgtaatccaccaacatgttcttgttcttcatcttctttcaactatagtccagctggacatgtcattactggtgatgttgatatagttgaaaatgaggacctcaaatcacttattcttaaaggtcctaaatacagagaacctcggtcttttaattgacgacagaacttcatctctattatgagttctgtcgaagattataccagacgatgggctaaatatgaaaaagaaaaacttgatagattgtcagaatgggttaaaagcataagagggatattaaaatcccgcattagacacatgaaaacaaaaatacgtaccatctatccttctgtgtttagtaaaccagaagtgataaaagaattagataggttacatgaggaatatgttttggttccagctgacaaagctagtaacaacattgtctttgtttgtaaggctcattattacaactgtattttaaacgaacttggcattaattccacttttggtaatcatacttatactccaactgccctttcaaaagacgaaattcttctaaaccatgcttcagttttagacacatttaatattccagtcaatgggtcgaatgaatatgagttaccgtacctatactggattcctaaactacataaaaactcttacaaacaaggatacattgctggatccagtaagtggtctaccaagctctatctttgctcctcacgaaaatgttaacagctgtgaaggagaaacttcaaacttactgtgcgcctacatatgccagaagtggtgttaatcaaatgtggattctaaaaaattctaaagaacttttagtaaacttgaaatcacagaatttttcccaaatcaatagcattaaaacctatgacttttcaacactatacacgaccattactcacgataaattaaagactagactttttgacatcatcgacagttgcttcttcaacaaaaacggaaatattcatatctagtgatcagtcattcaaaaacttactttgttaaacaccactccgattccacgcacaagtactctgaagttgaaataaaaaatatgctagagttcctcattgacaatatctttgttgtctttggtgatcaggtcttccaacagtgtgttggaattcccatgggcacgaattgtgctcctttgttagctgacctgtttttatattcatatgaagcagaatttattcaaaaacttctacgtgagaagaaaaaatctctcgctgtgaccttcaattcgacctttagatatatcgatgacgttttgtctgttaacaatgatagctttcattcatatgtcgatttgatatatccctgtgagctcgaaataaaagacaccacagagtcgtccacttctgcttcatacttagatattttattgaaagtagacattaacggcaaactgacaactcaactgtatgacaaacgggatgatttcagcttctccatcgtcaacttcccatatttgtgtagcaatattccattatcacctgcatatggtgtttatatatctcaactgattcgatatgcaagagcttgttctgggtatagtcagtttttaaatcgaggtaagctactgacaaacaagttgatggtacaaggatttcaacagtctcgattgaagtcagcttttcgcaaagtctatggtcgttataacgatctagttcgtcaatacaacctcgcattgggtcaaatgctgtctggcgtgtttcataccgattgttaagccgttcttggcacactgattttgactgcggttaactccgtttacctgatcaggatatggggttcacggcgggtgtgaccggtcaacaggggatgcttactccccctaggcacctgatcccacctctggtgtgtccaggggtccgtgtttgcccaactatctattttgtattgcttgtaggagttatgagattgatcactgttcgttatcttcaccttgcattgatcactgttcatttttttcacctttcatttaagaattgaacagcacttttgagctgttcatggtcaatatgaacggatttggatttgaggcaaattatgtgaatcgcgctagctttctattttgtattctttataggagttataagattgatcactgttcgttatcttcaccttttcatgtaaagaacggtctaactatatatatatatatatatatatatatatatatatttcactttctttggatacccactttcgcccctacccggggttgaactcacgacctgagGAACCAAATCCcatagcagcatgtaaccatgCGCTAGACCTCTCGACCATCTAGGGAGgtaaaaaaaacttgctttcgatgacgatggaattctatatatatatatatatatatatatatatatatatatatatatatattcactcCAACACCACGCAAAAAAAATGTAGAAGAAATAACAAATGACACGGACGCGTTTTGTAGAAAATTACGGTTGGCTGAATGTTTCctagattttgaaaaacaagACGACTCTGTTGTAGCGAACAGAAGCAACTTTATGCCTCCTCGtgataaaacttgaaaaaaatttCACTGAACACGGAGATAAACTTACTGCCAAGGAAAAATCATACCTTCTATGTTTTAATGCTAAAACCAGTAACCTTTATGGCCTACCAAAAATACATAAAAGACAAATCATAAAACAAGAATGCAAAAATTCTAAATCCACGTATATAAGTATTGAATGCCCAGAAGATCTAACAATTAGACCCAATGTCGCAGGACCTACCTGCGAAACTCACAGGATTAGTTATCTCTTGGATTTACTACATAAACCTTACATTACAAATGTTCAGAGTTATATTAGAGACACCGTAGATTTTCTTAATTCCCTTCCAGAAGAAATTAATTCAGAATCTCTTTTAGTATCATTCGATGTCACAAACCTCTATTCTAATATTCCTCATGAGCAAGGACTAGCCGCCATATAATATTGGATAGACCGATTTCCTAATCTTTTAGTAGAGAGATCTCCGAAAAAATTCGTCATATTAGGTTTACAATTAATATTGGAAAACAATTTCATGCAATTCAATGGAATTATTTACAAACAGAAACTGGGCACTGCAATGGGAACCAAAGTTGCCCCAACATATGCAACACTAGTTCTAGGTTTTTTGgaagaaaaattattttctacaatTCAGGAAAAATTTGGAcaagaatttgaatttttttaagaCAGTCGTGGAAACGTTTCTTGGACGATTGTTTTATCATATGGGACAGAGGAGAAGAACAATTAAtgaagtttttcaatattctaAACACACTAAGCCCCACCATGAAATTCACTACGGAATCCGATAAAAACATATTATCATTTCTTGATGTCATGGTAATTAAAAGACACAACCGCATAGTGACAGACGTGTTTTACAAATTGACAGATaccaaacaatattttatgtttGATTCTTGTCATCCTAAGCATATGAGAAACAACATTCCATACAATTTAGCGTGACGCCTCTGCACAATTATTTCCGATAGTGAAATCCTTAACAGTCGCTTTGTGGAATTACAAAACTCGCTTTTACAAAGACGCTGCccagtgcaaggtgaagataacgaacagtgatcaatctcataactcctacaagcaatacaaaatagatagttgggcaaacacggacccctggacacaccagaggtgggatcaggtgcctaggaggagtaaacatcccctgttgaccggtcacacccgccgtgagctccatatcctgatcaggtaaacggagttatccgcagtcaaatcagtgtgctaagaacggcttaacaatcggtatgaaacacaccagacagcatttgacccaatgcgaggttgtattgacgaactagatcgttataacgaccatagaatttgagaaatgctgatttcaatccagactgttgaaatccctgtaccatcaacttgtttgtcagtagcttgcctcgatttaaaaactgactatacccagaacaagctcttgcatatcgaatcagttgagatatataaacaccatatgcaggtgataatggaatattgctacataaatgtgggaagttgacgatggagaagctgaaatcatcccgtttgtcatacagttgagttgtcagtttgccgttaatgtctactttcaataaaatatctaagtatgaagcagaagtggacgactctgtggtgtcttttatttcgagctcacagggatatatcaaatcgacatatgaatgaaagctatcattgttaacagacaaaacgtcatcgatatatctaaaggtcgaattgaaggtcacagcgagagattttttcttctcacgtagaagtttttgaataaattctgcttcatatgaatataaaaacaggtcagctaacaaaggagcacaattcgtgcccatgggaattccaacacactgttggaagacctgatcaccaaagaccacgaagatattgtcaatgaggaactctagcatattttttatttcaacttcagagtacttgtgcgtggaatcggagtggtgtttaacaaagtaagtttttgaatgactgatcactagatatgaatatattcaatttgttaaaatcagttATTATAACACGTTCTTTGTATATACAACATTAATTATCaattattaaagacaaaaatgttcccTTTTGTTAATTACGAATGGTACGTAAGTattcaattttttcttcaaaattttctcGAAAGCGACgataaatgatgaaatttacgattaactacttactgtaatatttcttgtttgtataacaggtatctgaattttaatcagtaaatagata
Above is a genomic segment from Ostrea edulis chromosome 3, xbOstEdul1.1, whole genome shotgun sequence containing:
- the LOC125673887 gene encoding collagen alpha-1(X) chain-like, producing the protein MWSLTPSVVVILLCTCISQTTGALRTLQCSEQTAPAVAFYAYISQNFRALSARRTFVFDAVETNIGKGYNRRTGIFTAPSSGVFAFSWTIHAAGVHLAGSSGQYGETAGVIVQNGVAKGSIYADTEKKYDDAASTGFVILHVKRGDRIQIVAPRTGQGAFYSTSYNGRTSFAGYRIA